In Hymenobacter gelipurpurascens, one DNA window encodes the following:
- the rluF gene encoding 23S rRNA pseudouridine(2604) synthase RluF: protein MATRLNKYISESGVCSRREADRHIEQGNVFVNGKRAGIGDQVTTKDRVVVNGNLIEPRAEEDAVYIAYNKPPGIITTTDTGIKDNIIRAIKHSVRIFPIGRLDRDSQGLILLTSNGDIVNKILRAGNNHEKEYIVMVDRPINEQFIEAMSNGVPLGGVMTQPCKVTKETPYIFRIILVQGLNRQIRRMCEYFGYDVVQLERIRVMNINVKGLGVGEWRELKEKELKVLFEMIKDSAGTDDGSGSRRRKRPSTAEFWTERPTRKSSAPLVGAAPGQAKPAGSWVERPASKRAVGRPAAKRTAAPAPDATEWPTGPGRPPGPATGIRPDGTGFGKSSRPAGARATGAGTRPRGAAAGKGPKAPAGPPKGKTSSRGTRGASRPGKRS from the coding sequence ATGGCCACTCGTCTCAATAAATACATCAGTGAAAGTGGCGTCTGCTCCCGCCGGGAAGCCGACCGCCACATCGAGCAGGGCAACGTGTTCGTGAATGGCAAGCGCGCCGGCATCGGCGACCAGGTTACGACCAAAGACCGCGTGGTAGTAAATGGCAACCTCATCGAGCCCCGCGCCGAGGAAGATGCCGTATACATTGCCTACAATAAGCCGCCGGGCATCATCACCACCACCGATACGGGCATTAAGGACAACATCATCCGGGCCATCAAGCACTCGGTGCGCATCTTCCCCATCGGCCGCCTCGACCGCGATTCACAGGGCCTGATTCTGCTGACCAGCAACGGCGACATTGTCAATAAAATCCTGCGGGCCGGCAACAACCACGAGAAGGAATACATCGTGATGGTTGATAGGCCTATCAACGAGCAGTTCATAGAGGCCATGTCGAATGGCGTGCCGCTGGGTGGCGTGATGACGCAGCCCTGCAAGGTGACCAAGGAAACGCCCTATATCTTCCGCATTATTCTGGTGCAGGGCCTCAACCGCCAGATTCGCCGCATGTGCGAATACTTCGGCTACGACGTGGTGCAGCTGGAGCGCATCCGGGTGATGAATATCAACGTGAAAGGCCTGGGCGTAGGCGAATGGCGCGAGCTGAAGGAGAAGGAGCTGAAAGTGCTGTTCGAGATGATCAAGGACTCGGCTGGCACTGATGATGGCTCTGGGTCGCGCCGCCGCAAGCGCCCTTCCACCGCCGAGTTCTGGACCGAGCGCCCCACGCGCAAATCGTCGGCGCCGCTGGTAGGGGCTGCTCCCGGCCAAGCCAAGCCCGCCGGCTCCTGGGTTGAAAGGCCCGCCAGCAAGCGCGCTGTCGGTCGCCCGGCCGCCAAACGTACGGCTGCCCCCGCTCCCGACGCAACGGAGTGGCCTACGGGCCCCGGCCGTCCGCCCGGCCCGGCCACCGGCATCCGCCCCGATGGCACCGGATTCGGCAAATCGAGCCGCCCGGCTGGCGCCCGTGCTACGGGAGCTGGCACCCGCCCTCGCGGCGCTGCTGCCGGCAAAGGTCCGAAGGCTCCCGCTGGCCCACCAAAAGGCAAAACCAGCAGCCGTGGCACGCGTGGCGCCAGTCGGCCAGGCAAGCGCTCGTAG